CAGAAGATTTTCGTGTTGAACCCATAATTCGGATGCGTTGCACTTACATGGCGCCCAGAGACCAATCCTTTGAGGAACTAATTGAGAGCGTTAAGTCAGGTTATTACTTCAAGAGTTTTAGAGGCGGACAAGCTAATTTGGACGGCACTTTCCAAGTTGGCATACAAGAAGGCTACGAAATAATTAACGGCGAAATAGGCGCACCCGTACGCAATGCATCCATTAGTGGCAACACTTTAGAGACTCTACATAAGGTGGATGCTGTGGGTAAAGATTTCAAGCTGGACCCTGGCAGATGCGGCAAGGGTCAGACGGCGTTTATTTGTGATGGTGGACCACACATTAGAGTTAACGGGGTGGTTGTCGGTGGCTGTGCTTGAAAAAAACGTAATGCTGAGTTTAGCTGAGAAGGCTGTTGCGTCAGCCCTAAAGCAGGGTGCTCAAGAAGCGGAAGTTTATGTTTACGAGGGGCAAGCAACCAGCGTCGGCATTGAACTGGGGCAAATCAGCAAGACCAACAGGATAATTGACCGCGGCTTAGGCATCAGAGTAATCGCTAACAAGGCAATGGGGTTTGCCTACACAAACGTCAACGACCAGAAAGCCATCGAAAGTACAGTTTTGAGGGCACTGAGCGCTGCAAAGGCAAGTAAACCTGACCCAGACTGGCGCGGGCTCCCACAAAAGAAGCCTTACGCTTCCACCGAAGGAACTTTTGACCAAAAAATCGTTGACCTAAAGGGAGAGGAACTGGTAGATGTTGCCCAAACCATGCTTGATGCCGCTGTCGCAGTTGATAAGCGGGTTTTTCCAATCGAGGGCGGCGTAGGTAGCGGTTACATTTCTAATGCAGTCGCCAACTCAAACGGTGTGGCAGGCTTCGATAAAGGAACCATTGTAGAATGCAGTGTAGCAACATTGGCTAAGAAAGGCAGTGCCGTCACGCCCGTGTGCTTTGAGTTTAACACTTCAAGAAACTACAAAATTGACCCAGCATGGGTCGGCAAGGAAGCCGCGAAGCTGGCGGTGTCAGCATTAAAAACCAAATCAGTTGAAACAAAATCCGCCAAGGTGATTTTTACACAGTTCGCGCTGCAAGACCTTTTAGCAAATACGCTTATCAACGCGATAAAAGCTGATAGCGTGCAGAGAAACCAATCAGCCTTTAAAGATAAAATTGGGGAAGCAGTCGCTTCAGAAAACCTAACCATCTACGATGACGGTTTGCTACCTGGCGGTATCCGCACCAGTGTTTTTGACGGCGAAGGTGTGCCACGCCAAAGAACGCCAATTATTGAGAAGGGCATTCTGAAGAATTTCTTATACGATAATTATTCCGCTAACAAGGATGGCAAGGAAAGCACAGGTAACGCTTCAAGAGCTGCCTACTTGTCGACTCCAAGCATAGACGCTACAAATTTCCACATCATGCCAAGAAACAAAACAGCCGAAGAAATGATAAGCGAAGTGGACGATGGGTTGATAGTTTATTACCTGCAGGGAGCACACAGCAGCAACCCAGTGAGCGGCGACTTCTCTGTGGTTGCAACCCCCGCTTGGAAAATACAAAACGGCAAAATCACTCACTCTTCACGTGGAGTCATGCTTGCGGGCAATATATTTGAAGTGCTCAAAAACGTTAGCGTGGTTGGCAGTAATGAGCGGCAGATGGGGCAGTTGATTTCGCCTTGGATACAAGTTGAGAACGTGCGGATAATCGGGAAATAGTTAAGCCCAAAAGCTCTTGGAGTACTCGCCAAGCACGCCCTCGTATATCCGAATGGTTTGTTGCGCAATCTTGCCCCAATCGTATTTTTCTAAAACCCGTTTGTAAGCGTTATCACGGATGTATTTTGCATAGCCATCATCAAGCAGAACCTTAGTTATACCCCAAGCCAACGAATCTGGATTGTTAGGGTAAACCTTAACCCCAGTCACGTCATGCTCGATAATTTCTGATAAGCCGCCAGTGTCAGATGCAACCACTGGACTCTCAGCTGCCATGGCTTCGAGCGCAACAATTCCGAACGGCTCAAAAAGCGAGGGCACAACTGACACGTCAGCGCACTTCTGCAACCTAAGCAGTGTTGGCTCATCTAAGAAACCCTGAAACAGCACTTTATGCTCTAAACCCATACTGCGGACAATGTTTAGCAGTTGTTCTTTCATGTAGCCGCTACCGACAATTATGAATTTAGCGTTAACTTTGCTCAGTATTTTTGGCACAGCATTAATCAGCACGTGGATGCCTTTCTCGTAAACCAAGCGCCCCACGTACAAAACGATTTTCTCTTCTGGCAGGGCAAACTTGTTCCGAAACTCCTTCATTTCTCCATCAAGCCCATCGTAGTTTTTGGGGTTGACACCGTTTGGGACCATAGTCAACTTGTCGCTGGGTAAGCCGAACACGTACTTAACATGTGAAACCATGTAGTCGCTACAGCATATAACCTTCCAAGCCTCATACGTGAGCCACGCCTCAGTTTCATGAATCATCTTCTCTGCAGTAGTATTCAACCCATTCCTTCTACCCATCTCGGTTGAATGCATCGTCACCAGCAAGGGCTTTCGAAAAACATGTTTGAGTCCTATGCCTGCGTTTGCAACCAGCCAATCGTGGGCATGGAAGACATCGATTTTATCAGAAATCTTGCGGGTTAGAATTGCTGTTTCTTTTTGCATGTTCATGTTCATTAAGTAAACCCATGTTGCGAAATCTGGCGATGGGTTCTTGTATGAGTCTATACGGTAGACTTCTACGCCGTCAATTACTTCGTGTGCTGGTGCGTCTGGAAAGTCGCAGGTTATAACGTAAACTTTGACTCCTTGTTTGGCTAAGTGTTTAGATAAGAAATAAATGTGCGGTGATATTCCCCCGATTACTCTTGGAGGGTATTCCCAACTCAGCATCATGACGCTTAACTTATCTTTCAAGCTTTTTTTCCTCCGTCACGCTGTTGTAGAGTTTGAGTATTTCCTTTATCCAAGAATCTGTTTCTGAGGGAATGAAGGTGATTTTTTCTTTGGGAACCTTGTAAATCCGCATAACTTCGTCTTTCATCCATTCAGATTTCACGGCTACTTTGTTGGTTTCATAAAAGCCGAGCCACTCGATGCTTTTGATTGCCATGTTGTAAGGTGAGTTTGAGGTGGGTGAACGATGGTCCTCTAGGCTTTCAACTGAGTAGATGAAGGGTATGCCCAGACCGTTTTTTAGGGTAACTGCTGCAGGGATGAAGTGCCAGTCAAAAACGTCTATGAAGTCAATTCGTTTGTTGGCTTGGTAGTAAATGTTTGCGGCGGCTCTTTCGATTTCTTGGTTTAAGGTTAGAACCCAAGTTAAGACTCCGATGTGGGTTTGAACAGGATTCTTTACTCTTGTTGTCGTAACTCCTGTCGGTTCTTGCACTGTACCGCTTACGGAGTCATCATAGGTTACAACGTCAACGTTTACTTTGCTTTTGGCTAGTTGTGCCGACAGGGCGCTGACATATCCTGCCAGTTGGCCTACAACTCTAGGCGGGTACTCCCAAGAAAAAATAATAACGTGCATGGTTCCACTATGTGAAGAGCGAGCAGACCTTAATTATTCCTCGACCATTGAGATAGTATCTTTTTTTTCCTTCATTATCGACAAAGCTTTCAGCGAAACCCTCAGACCTGTACTTGTCTAGTATGCCTTCAATCTCATTAGGGTCTTTCTCCAAAAGCCTAGCCACTTCATCGCCGCGCCTTGCCAAATCAGCGGCTGTAGCGCACAGGTTATGGAGCGTCTGTAAAACTTTATCTGGAAACGGCAGCTCTTCTCTCATCTTCAAATAGCACCTTTCTGAAAAATAGTACGTCAACTTATCTTATAAAGACATGTGCGAAGTTTTAGAAAAGCATGGTTGCATCCTGTGTTTGCTTACTCGATATTTTATATCGTTTTTTAGCAACGGCAATCAGTGTTTTTCTTAGTTTTTCACCCTTGAGCCCTAAAGTTTTGGTTTCCTTAATCTTAGCAGAAAGGTCTTGATCTCTGAGCGAGTTTTTTGCCCACTTTTCAAAATCTCCATTGGCGACATGAAATTCTATGGATTTCGCGTTAACTTCTTTGAGTGAGGTTATGAAACCTTTAAGGCTCCAAGCCATAACACCCGTGTAACATTCCTTTCCAACGCCTGTATAGAACAAGAAAGGCTCGTTAGCGGTTAAGATTGAAATTCTCAACCTTGCCTCAAAATCGTTGAGCAGTGTCTGTGCCGCTACAAAAGCATCCATCGGCGACTCATAAGGGCTAAAGTAAGAGTGAACTTCTCCAGGTCCACCGCCTGCTGTGAACATGTAGTATAGGTGGTCGCTTGTTTGGAAGTCACGCCATAACCTAAGGAACTCGTTGTCTCCTGCCTCTTTGATGAGCGGCTCTAACCTGCGCAACGTGGTGTAATATGCCCATTGCATGACGTTGCCAAGCCATCCTGACTGGTCTCTTTGAATGTCAGCCCAAGAAACAGTGCTCGCACCTTCAGGGACATCAATTTCTCCTGCTGAAGCATGTTTAGCCACAACTTGAGAAGGCGTTACCATCTGTAAATGGTCATACTTTAAAATTTCATCAGGCAGATGCTGTAGGAAACTGTGGATGCCTGTTTCTGGCCAATGGTGTTCACCGAAGGTTTCGTAATCTGGGAAAATGTTGATGCATTCACCTTTTGTGGTTGCTAGCCACCTTGCGTATTTGTCAGCGGTCAGGGGCCACTCAGGCCACCACCGTGCTGAAAACCTAAAGCCAATATCATCGGTAAGCTTATAATTGCGGAGTAGAACGCGGATTTTTTTTGCGCCTTTTGGGGTGTAGATAAAGTTTGGTGATTTGTCGCCGAGAATTTTTTCTACGCCTTCGGTGTAGATGCCTTTGTAGCCCATGCTCTCAACTATTTTAGCGATTGCGTTGTTGTAGAGGAGTTCAGTGTTCTCAAAAACTTGTGGTGTGTACCCCAGCAAATCCTTGACGGCTTGCTTGTGCATGTGTACTTGCTCGATGAATTCTTCTTTTTCAGGGTAGAGACTAGCGATTGAGTGATAGTAGGTTTGATTTAAAAATTCAGCGTCCCCCGAAGCAGCAAGTTGCTTGAATGTTTCAAGCAGGTCTTTATTGAACATTTCACATTGCTCCAAAAAGACACCTGAAACGCTGAAGGAAAACTTGACTTTCTTTTGGGCGTGTTTGTGTCGGTCTATGAGGTCAAGGATTATCTGGTTTGAGGGAAAATAGCATTTTTTGGCTGCGCGATTGAAAATCTCCTTGTCATTCTCATTATCGAAATAGTAATCAAACAATTCATTCTTAGTTAAGCGCTTGAAAACTTTACCTTCCCAAAACAGTTTTCGCCTCAGCCTATGTGGCTGGTGAACCTCGAAGACAAACACAACATCCGTCATAACACTTCGACCTTAACACACAATATCTGAAGGTGCCTTATTTCTAATTTGCCTTAATCAAAGCACGCAAGGATTATTTTCTCACAGATACCAACGCAACTTTTGCTGTTAAGTCAGCTTTATTGCCAAAACTGAGTACAAATTGGTTGACAAAGCAAAGTTTTAATCGTTTCCATGTAACCATCTATAGTTGGCGGTTGAAAAAGTGGGAGACGCCAAAGAAGAGATTTACTCAACTATGTTTAGTTCGCTCAAGCATCCGGCACGCCGCAAAATTCTCCGAATCCTCGCCGACAAACCGTTGACTTTCTCCGAGATGCTTGATATACTGGGTGTCTCCAGCTCTAATTTGACGTATCATCTGGAAAACTTGGGTGAACTGGTTGCAAAAGATGACAACGGCGTTTACAAGCTCTCCACTTTTGGGCAAGCAGCCGTTGGCACGATGAAAATTGTTGAAGAAGCACCTGAAGTTCCGCCCAGAAGACGTACAGGGTTATCATTAAAGTGGAAGACAACGCTGGCAATTCTTCTTATTGGCATGATTGTGTTCGCAAGCGCGACTGCCATACAGTTTGGCGCCTTAAACCAAGCCACCAGCGAACGTGACAGCTTGCAGTCAAAGTATAATCAACTGCTAGCTTGGAGCACCAGCACAAACGATGTAATTCGTTTTCTACAAGATGTTGTTCAAATTGATACTTCCAAGTATGAAGCAACTCTTTTGAGCCGAACAGTCCAGCAGCGAGAGGACTTAGGCGGAACAGTAGAGGAGATTATGAGGTATGCGCTCACCAGCAGTACAAGCAAGATGGATTTGGTGTTAAGGTTCCGAAACAATCAGCTATCACGTTACCAAATCATCATGTTCGAGGGCTCACCAATTTATGCCAAAGCACAACCGCACAGCGTTCTAGATGCCGCAAAGAACTTACTGGGAAGGCTCATCGAATTCGAAGACACCGCGTACCTTGAAGACATGAGCGAGATACTATCACTGGTTAAGAACGAGCAGAATATCGAAATAAAAGAAGGCAACATCAAGCTCACCGCAACTTTCTCAGGAAGCAACGCAAGGATACTTTTGATGTACACAGAAAACAACGTTGACTACTCCCCTAAAAGTCTAAACTTGGTTTTTGAAAACCGCAATTTGATTGAGTTAACTGACGGCTGGTTCCTGTTCAAAGTCGGAAGCACAACCGTGAACATCTCAAGCGATAGAGCACTTGAACTGGCAACAAACGCCCTGAAAGGCTACAGCTGGACTGACGACGGCCAAACAGTATCAAACTTCAACGTACTCTCTGAGCAGACCTCAGTCGTATTTCACCCTAACACTAAAAACGCACTCGAACTCTATCCCCAGTGGACAGTTACCTTCTATCTAGACAAGGTTTACCCAGGCAACGTGAACAGCATAAAAGTCCAGTTGTGGGCAGACACAGGAGACATAGCACAGATAAAAACACAGAACAGCTGACTTTATTGTTCAACTTTTAACTGCTTGTCACGCTTCAAACGGATTATAGTAGCTAATTTTTGAGTATCGGC
The nucleotide sequence above comes from Candidatus Bathyarchaeota archaeon. Encoded proteins:
- a CDS encoding TldD/PmbA family protein, whose product is MAVLEKNVMLSLAEKAVASALKQGAQEAEVYVYEGQATSVGIELGQISKTNRIIDRGLGIRVIANKAMGFAYTNVNDQKAIESTVLRALSAAKASKPDPDWRGLPQKKPYASTEGTFDQKIVDLKGEELVDVAQTMLDAAVAVDKRVFPIEGGVGSGYISNAVANSNGVAGFDKGTIVECSVATLAKKGSAVTPVCFEFNTSRNYKIDPAWVGKEAAKLAVSALKTKSVETKSAKVIFTQFALQDLLANTLINAIKADSVQRNQSAFKDKIGEAVASENLTIYDDGLLPGGIRTSVFDGEGVPRQRTPIIEKGILKNFLYDNYSANKDGKESTGNASRAAYLSTPSIDATNFHIMPRNKTAEEMISEVDDGLIVYYLQGAHSSNPVSGDFSVVATPAWKIQNGKITHSSRGVMLAGNIFEVLKNVSVVGSNERQMGQLISPWIQVENVRIIGK
- a CDS encoding glycosyltransferase family 4 protein: MKDKLSVMMLSWEYPPRVIGGISPHIYFLSKHLAKQGVKVYVITCDFPDAPAHEVIDGVEVYRIDSYKNPSPDFATWVYLMNMNMQKETAILTRKISDKIDVFHAHDWLVANAGIGLKHVFRKPLLVTMHSTEMGRRNGLNTTAEKMIHETEAWLTYEAWKVICCSDYMVSHVKYVFGLPSDKLTMVPNGVNPKNYDGLDGEMKEFRNKFALPEEKIVLYVGRLVYEKGIHVLINAVPKILSKVNAKFIIVGSGYMKEQLLNIVRSMGLEHKVLFQGFLDEPTLLRLQKCADVSVVPSLFEPFGIVALEAMAAESPVVASDTGGLSEIIEHDVTGVKVYPNNPDSLAWGITKVLLDDGYAKYIRDNAYKRVLEKYDWGKIAQQTIRIYEGVLGEYSKSFWA
- a CDS encoding glycosyltransferase; its protein translation is MHVIIFSWEYPPRVVGQLAGYVSALSAQLAKSKVNVDVVTYDDSVSGTVQEPTGVTTTRVKNPVQTHIGVLTWVLTLNQEIERAAANIYYQANKRIDFIDVFDWHFIPAAVTLKNGLGIPFIYSVESLEDHRSPTSNSPYNMAIKSIEWLGFYETNKVAVKSEWMKDEVMRIYKVPKEKITFIPSETDSWIKEILKLYNSVTEEKKLER
- a CDS encoding DUF5752 family protein — its product is MTDVVFVFEVHQPHRLRRKLFWEGKVFKRLTKNELFDYYFDNENDKEIFNRAAKKCYFPSNQIILDLIDRHKHAQKKVKFSFSVSGVFLEQCEMFNKDLLETFKQLAASGDAEFLNQTYYHSIASLYPEKEEFIEQVHMHKQAVKDLLGYTPQVFENTELLYNNAIAKIVESMGYKGIYTEGVEKILGDKSPNFIYTPKGAKKIRVLLRNYKLTDDIGFRFSARWWPEWPLTADKYARWLATTKGECINIFPDYETFGEHHWPETGIHSFLQHLPDEILKYDHLQMVTPSQVVAKHASAGEIDVPEGASTVSWADIQRDQSGWLGNVMQWAYYTTLRRLEPLIKEAGDNEFLRLWRDFQTSDHLYYMFTAGGGPGEVHSYFSPYESPMDAFVAAQTLLNDFEARLRISILTANEPFLFYTGVGKECYTGVMAWSLKGFITSLKEVNAKSIEFHVANGDFEKWAKNSLRDQDLSAKIKETKTLGLKGEKLRKTLIAVAKKRYKISSKQTQDATMLF
- a CDS encoding winged helix-turn-helix domain-containing protein yields the protein MAVEKVGDAKEEIYSTMFSSLKHPARRKILRILADKPLTFSEMLDILGVSSSNLTYHLENLGELVAKDDNGVYKLSTFGQAAVGTMKIVEEAPEVPPRRRTGLSLKWKTTLAILLIGMIVFASATAIQFGALNQATSERDSLQSKYNQLLAWSTSTNDVIRFLQDVVQIDTSKYEATLLSRTVQQREDLGGTVEEIMRYALTSSTSKMDLVLRFRNNQLSRYQIIMFEGSPIYAKAQPHSVLDAAKNLLGRLIEFEDTAYLEDMSEILSLVKNEQNIEIKEGNIKLTATFSGSNARILLMYTENNVDYSPKSLNLVFENRNLIELTDGWFLFKVGSTTVNISSDRALELATNALKGYSWTDDGQTVSNFNVLSEQTSVVFHPNTKNALELYPQWTVTFYLDKVYPGNVNSIKVQLWADTGDIAQIKTQNS